A stretch of the Aspergillus puulaauensis MK2 DNA, chromosome 6, nearly complete sequence genome encodes the following:
- a CDS encoding uncharacterized protein (COG:S;~EggNog:ENOG410PV3N), translating to MPPKSAGRQTASPKARSRAPQTGLIATEDTTQEKLGDHFLGTLIIDIRRLDWVWSVEQGRNRTISDRLVRQLVSAFQHGIQRYSNRTRLTVTVRKEEFASILQSYIADGVTLEDVENRVKVSRGSEGSFIRYSGPVRPVLRNGQHRVEALLTLLEEQAKLAQQGANDQYGNVIQAPEVKDYCWAIDLYAIDDLDSNLLAALCANSKPVSLQNSEGYTAYYVISKWNVLSAEDQQKLTSSKTEFDSWLYQTFGITPDTTPRIKPILRNDAWKNSCFRYVSTRYGEATFNWALITRMLGTRLDFIWIAEFKKYFHFMSKILGGSENLLHKNDFMKIFSLPAGRPDFHLRLLFFPNTSDYWDGKTPHKRPFALPVEYRSNKALPKLSKPVHVGGANFEHRRPDFMDMLDEKQYVRIFHALRDNRDLECPSWSDWTQLEKHPVKPTCQLLKHILTWVEPTWKFPERANHALQYFHFTTEVKRLMLNEDTDTEIARQFILTILKEVKQETMWRDTVVETELKTLPTNLLDEGKNEDYLQRFTKTCWANIVNLVTHQKADCLRGDMAQFNNKTTLQDQLLPTPTWGNIIVDTNFRDNMMLLKTPALDNPLTRAAFADEGDVFGALIHYRELKRKMLLTLEWGYIIPLGKNSLRPKNLIASMEEYIAAAEVLVELDMALQKVGYNLDRDNFNEDLGSFTLRRDIARPVDTRPEKPGFQDARPLKYKTLEEEYLDEFKRARRQRMNMMVERSGTRKRKRGDPDPTLTTVRTILEMPIPVDIRQLDGNRIDADTHLQATNRIKQKCLEYVNMADETRATQGTQKWLELKDLYAYYKLQMPEDEMEDLEVEPTPGDDGAAGAETADVDQADQEMPN from the exons atgccaccaaaaaGTGCCGGGAGGCAGACTGCCTCTCCCAAGGCTAGATCGCGAGCGCCCCAAACCGGTCTTATTGCAACTGAAGATACAACACAGGAAAAACTTGGGGACCACTTCCTGGGAACCTTGATAATCGATATACGCCGCCTTGACTGGGTGTGGTCAGTTGAGCAAGGACGGAACCGAACAATTTCTGACCGTCTAGTTCGCCAACTCGTCAGCGCGTTCCAACACGGAATCCAACGATATTCTAATCGCACACGGCTTACTGTGACTGTtcggaaggaggagttcgcaAGCATTCTTCAGTCATATATAGCAGATGGCGTGActttggaggatgtggaaaatagagtcaaagtcagtagaggcagcgag ggatcgtttattagatattccggGCCGGTTCGACCTGTTCTCCGAAATGGTCAACATCGCGTCGAGGCACTTCTTACGTTATtagaggaacaggcgaaaCTTGCACAGCAAGGGGCAAATGATCAGTATGGTAACGTAATTCAAGCGCCTGAAGTCAAG GACTATTGCTGGGCAATCGACTTATATGctattgatgatctggattcgaaTTTACTGGCCGCGCTCTGCGCGAATAGTAAACCCGTCAGCCTTCAAAACTCCGAGGGTTATACTGCATATTATGTCATATCGAAATGGAATGTCCTGTCTGCCGAGGATCAGCAGAAACTAACTTCAAGCAAGACCGAATTTGACAGCTGGCTATATCAAACATTTGGGATCACCCCGGATACCACCCCTCGAATCAAGCCAATTCTCCGTAATGATGCGTGGAAGAATAGTTGTTTTCGTTACGTGTCGACTCGCTATGGCGAGGCGACATTTAATTGGGCCTTGATCACTAGAATGTTGGGAACTCGACTTGATTTC atttGGATCGCCGAATTCAAGAAGTACTTTCATTTCATGTCGAAGATCCTTGGGGGATCGGAAAACCTGCTGCACAAGAATGATTTtatgaagatcttctcccttcctgctggaagacccgACTTTCACTTAcgtcttctattttttccgaACACATCTGATTATTGGGACGGGAAAACCCCGCATAAACGCCCATTTGCCCTCCCGGTTGAATATCGATCGAATAAGGCCCTGCCGAAACTGTCTAAACCAGTCCACGTTGGTGGAGCTAATTTCGAACATCGTCGGCCTGACTTCATGGATatgttggatgagaagcaATACGTCAGGATCTTCCATGCACTTCGTGATAACCGTGACTTGGAGTGTCCTAGTTG GTCGGACTGGACCCAACTTGAGAAGCATCCAGTCAAGCCAACTTGCCAGCTACTAAAGCATATTCTAACATGGGTAGAACCAACATGGAAGTTTCCTGAGCGGGCGAATCACGCACTACAATACTTTCATTTTACAACAGAGGTTAAGCGACTCATGCTTAATGaggatacagatacagagaTTGCCCGGCAGTTCATCCTGACAATTCTTAAGGAGGTTAAACAGGAGACTATGTGGAGAGACACCGTGGTCGAAACAGAg ctcaAGACATTACCGACAAACTTACTGGATGAGGGAAAAAATGAAGACTATCTACAACGATTTACCAAGACTTGTTGGGCCAATATCGTCAACCTGGTGACCCACCAGAAAGCGGACTGCCTCAGGGGTGATATGGCTCAATTCAACAATAAAACAACCCTT caagaccaactcctgccaaccccaacatGGGGAAATATCATTGTTGACACTAATTTTCGTGATAACATGATGTTGCTCaagactccagctcttgaCAACCCGTTGACCCGTGCTGCATTTGCTGACGAGGGGGATGTTTTTGGCGCTTTGATCCACTACCGTGAATTAAAGCGGAAAATGCTCCTGACCCTTGAGTGGGGCTATATCATACCGCTTGGAAAGAATTCCCTTCGTCCGAAAAATTTGATCGCTTCTATG gaggaatacaTAGCTGCGGCTGAAGTGCTTGTAGAACTCGACATGGCATTGCAGAAAGTGGGGTATAACCTCGACCGTGATAACTTCAATGAGGACCTAGGATCATTCACTCTTAGGAGAGATATTGCCCGACCAGTCGATACTCGACCAGAAAAACCAGGTTTTCAAGATGCGCGCCCTCTGAAGTACAAGACATtagaggaagaataccttgatgagttcaaaCGCGCCCGGCGTCAGCGGAtgaacatgatggttgaAAGATCCGGCACTAGAAAACGCAAGAGAGGTGATC CTGACCCCACACTCACGACTGTTCGCACTATCCTCGAGATGCCGATACCCGTTGACATCAGGCAACTGGATGGAAACCGTATCGATGCCGACACGCATCTGCAAGCGACTAACCGAATCAAGCAAAAATGCCTGGAATACGTTAACATGGctgacgagactcgagcgacTCAAGGTACCCAGAAATGGTTGGAATTGAAGGATTTATATGCCTATTACAAGCTACAGatgccagaggatgaaatggaagatcttgaagtagaaccgactcctggagatgatggcgcGGCGGGTGCTGAAACGGCGGATGTGGACCAAGCGGATCAGGAGATGCCtaattaa